The Bradyrhizobium sp. WSM471 genome includes the window TGCCGGCGGCCTCCGCGCCGAACAGCGTTACGAAGGCGTCGGGCACCAGCGGCAGCATGAAGCTGACGACGTCGCCCTTCTCGACGCCCAGCGCGTGAAACATGTTGGCGGCCTGCGTGACGCGCGCGATGAGGTCGCGGTATGCGACCACGACCGGCGTGTCGGCCGGATCGGCATTTTGCAGGAACTGGATTGCCGGCCCGTCGGGGTTACGGCCCGCACCCAGTCTGATGGCGTCGTAAGTGCTCTCGGCCGCGACGCGATCGACGTAGGGGACCTGCTCGAAGGCTCGAACCTCGGCGTCCGTCGCCAGGTCCGGATAGTCGCTGCCGATGAGCCGATCGAGCGCGTGGATGCCCGCCATGAAATTCCGTCCTCCCTCAGATGCATGTCCCCGCGCCCTGTCTTTTGACTTTGGGGTTGGCGGGGCCTCGACCGATGGCCGGCCGAGCAGGGCCAGAATGATGGATGATTTGGCGTTCGTCCATGACCTACCGTCGGCGACAATGGGCTCTGGCAAAGGCCTTTGAACCTGCGCGCCCGATCCGGGGACCAAGAACTGGCATCGGACTCACATGCCGGCTTCCTTGCCAGCGCCGTTGCCAGCGCCCTGCCGCAAGACTTGAGGTGATCATGACTACGCCCCCGCGGGATTGCGCCACCCGGCTGTTCATCACGTTCGCCGTCACCACGGGGATCTTGACATCGGTGATCATGACATCGGTGATCGCCCTGCCCCGCGCGGCGCTCGCGGAGGATGGCCAGCTCGACAAGATGCGCGCCAAGATCTCGGCCTTCATCAGCGACCAGATGGAGAAGCTCGGCGGGTCACGCATCGTCTACAAGGTGGACACCGATGGCCTGCGCGAGAGCGTCGTCACGGATTTGCGCGACGACGTCTACAAGAACCTGCGGGAGGGCAAGATCGCCTTCTCCGGTCTTGCGATCCGCGACGGCGGCGTCGAGTTGAAGATTGCCGACGTCAAGGGCCGCGAGCAACTCGCGCGCAAGCTCGCCTCAGCGGCGGAAGGATTGCCGTCGCATGCACTCGCCGTGACCGACGGCAGCGACGGACTCGTCAGGCTCGCGCCGACGAATGCGGCATCCGCCGCGCGGTTGCACGAACTCGTCGAAGATGCCATCGCCATGATCGAGCAGCGTCTGAAGGAGGCCGGCGTCCAGCTCGCCAGCGTCCAGCCCGATGGCACCGACCGCATCCGAATCTTCCTGCCCGGCGTGATGGAGCCCGAGCGCGTCACCGCAGTCTTCGCCCGAAGGGTCAAGGTCGGCTTCCGCCTGATCGACCTCTCGATGCCGCCGGAGCAGGCGCAATCCGGCACGCCGCCGACAGGCACGGAAGTCCTGCCCGGCTTCAAGGACAAGAGCCTTTATCTGGTCGCCAAGGACAGCGTGCTCGACGGCGACGACATCAGCTATGCGGGCCCGGGATTTGCGAGCGCCACGAAAGAGCCGATCGCCTCGTTCCGCTTCAACGGCCGCGGCACGCGGCGCTTTGCCCACATCACCGAGGAGAATATCGCAAAGCCGTTCGCCATCGTGCTCGACGGCAAGGTGATCTCCGCCCCCATAATCCGCGAGCCCATCACCGGCGGCTCTGGCCAGATCTCCGGCAATTTCACCCTGGAGGAAGCAAACAGCGTCGCCATGCTGCTGCGCGCCGGTTCGCTGCCGGGGCACCTCGGCCTGGTCGAGCAGCAGGTCGTGCCGCCCGCCAAGCCCTGAGGCGGGGGATCGCCCCCCGCCCACGCCTGGTCCCGCCCCGCCCCGTCGACCGCCGAGGTCCACCACGCCGAGGCTCGTAGCCGGTGGCCCCCGAATCGCGGGCGCGCCACGGTCATACGCACCGCCAAACAGGCAATTGCCGAAACGCCCGATCAGGCTAAAATTTGCCTCTTGCGGCACGGCGGCCGAAAGCTTCATTCAAGAGGTCGTCGTTCGATTTCGGCTATAGGTGTCGAGAAGACCGACCGGGACTGAAGGCCTTACGCGGGGATAGTACCATGCCGTCCGGCAGCGCAGACATTTCGTCGATCCTCGACCGCATTCTCGAGGCGGCGACGGATAACCTCAGGATCGCGAAGATCCTGGTCCAGATGGGCCTCGATCCAAACAACGTCACCTATGACTCGATCTTCAATCGGATGCTGGAGATCTTCGTCCAGAACATCACGCTGGCTAATATGTTCGCCGCGGTCGGGGCCGGCTTCTTCGTCGCCACGCTCCTGATGCGGACCATGGTGCCGCTGCGCGTCGCCAACATGGTCGGCTGCGCGTTCTTTGCCGTCTTCGGCGCGCTCTCCGCCAACGTCTCGACCTTCCTGCTCTATCTCCTGCTGCTACCGATCAACGCCTTGCGCCTGCGGCAGATGCTCAAGCTCGTCAAGAAGGCGCGCCATGCGGCCGAAGGCGACATGTCGATCGAATGGCTCAAGCCGTTCATGACCGAACGCAAATATCGCCGCGGCGACACGCTGTTCAAACTCGGCGATCCAGCCAAGGAGATGCTCCTCACGGTCACCGGCAAGTTCCTGGTCAAGGAGATCAATATCGAGATCATGCCGGGCGCGCTGATGGGCGAGCTCGGCTTCCTCACGCCGGGCAACCGGCGCACCGGAACGATTGAATGCATCGAAGACGGGCAGGTGCTGACGATTACCTATGACCGGTTGCTCGAGATCTACTTCCAGGATCCGCAGTTCGGCTACTACTTCCTGGTGCTGACCAGCCAGCGGCTACTGCAGAACATCGATCGCTTGCAGAAGCAGCTGGCGTCGGAGCGGACGGCGACCACGAACAGGATCGCTTGATAGCCTGCACGCCGCCGTTCAGTCCAAGAGCAACGCCATGCCCGGATCGCCCTTCTCTATCGCACGCCGGTAGCCCGCCCGCGCGCTGATGCGGCCGAGATATTTGACCACGTCCGGACAGCGCTGGAGGTCATAGGGCTGGAAGTAGCGCATCGTGGTGAGCGAGAACACCGTCATGATGTCGGCAGTCGTGAAGGCGCTGCCCGCAAGATATTCGGCCTCGCGAAGCCTTGCGTCGAGAAGATCGTAGGCCCGATCGAGACGCCCCTTCATCGCGAGCAGGGTCGGATTGTCCTTGGCGAGATCGAGCCGGCTCAGGATCATCATCCTCCCCATGCCGGGTTGCAGGGTGCCATTGGCGAAATGAAGCCAATACAGAAACTGCGCGAAGGCGGGATCAGTGGGACCGAGCACGAGTCGGCCGTCGCCATATTTTGCAACGATGTAGTCGACGACGGCGCCGGATTCCGCGAGCACCAGCTCACCGTCGGTGATCACAGGCGCCGCCCCGATCGGATGCAGCGCCTTGTACTCGGCCGGAGCCAGCATGGTGACGGGATCGCGCGTATAGCGCTTCAGCTCGTAGGGAATCCCCAGTTCCTCGCACAGCCAGACGATACGCTCGGACTGCGACTTGCCGAGATGATGGACGGTGAGCATGAGGCCTCCTGAAGAGATGAAGCAGAACGTGGGATGTGCCACGAGATCGCACAGGAGCGGTTGCGATTACGCCTCGTCCGTCACCATCCGCGCCACGACGCGGTCGCGGCGGATGAAATGGTGCCACAGGGCGGCGATCACGTGAACCGCGATCAAGGCGAGCAGCACATAGGCAAAGAGGATGTGGCGGTCTTCATAGGCGCCCGCCGCCGCGCGGTCGGGAGCGGTGAATTGCGGCACGTGGAACAGGCCGAAGAAATCCGAATAATCAGGTGCGTGCGCGCCGGAATGCGCCCAGCCGAGCATGGTGACGACGATGACGGCGAGGTAGAGCGCACCGTGGCTGACATAGGCCGCGACCTTCTGCCAGCGCGAGGCCTCGGCCGGCATGGTCGGCGTCGGGTTGACGAGGCGCCACACCAGGCGCAGCACCGTGAGCAGCAGGATCACGTAGCCGATATCGGCGTGGATCGAGCGGTAGAAGAAACGGTCGGGACGCGCCGGGATGTGGTTCATCCACCACCCGAAGCCGATCATGCCGAGGATGGTCAGCGCCAGACTCCAGTGCAGCCATCTGGAAATGCTGCCCCAGCCGCTGCTGGTATTTCTGATCATGTCGGCGCTCCGGAGTTTTGCGGGCCTGTCCCTATCCGCACCGCAGTACGGCAGCTGATAGCGGGACCATGCGGCAATCGCGAAATTGAATCGTTCCAAATTGGCCCTCAGCGCCCCTGCCGCAAAACCGCCCCAAAAACCGAATGGTAACCATGTCGGGCTAGAGTGATCACGTGACCAATTCTCCGACGATTCTGGTGTTCGATTCCGGCCTTGGCGGGCTCACGGTCCTGCGTGAGGTCGTGGCCGCGCGCTCCGACGCGCATTATGTCTACGTCGCGGACGACGCCTTCTTCCCATACGGCCACCACAGCGAGGACGAGATCATCGCCCGCGTGGTGCCGCTGATGGGGGAATTGGTCGGCACGCACGATCCTGACCTCGTCGTCATCGCCTGCAACACGGCGTCCACCCTGGTCCTATCGCATCTGCGCGCCGCTTATTCCCTGCCCTTCGTCGGCACTGTGCCGGCGATCAAGCCGGCCTGCGCGCAGTCGAGGAGCCGGCGCGTGTCGGTGCTCGGCACCAAGGGCACGGTGAAGCGCGAATACACCAAGGCGCTAATCCGCGATTTCGCGCAGGGTTGCGAGGTGACACTGGTCGGCTCGCCCGAGCTGGCCGCGCTGGCTGAAGCCGAGCTCAGCGGCTCTCCCGTCAGCGACGACGCCATCCTCGCCGAGCTCGCCCCGTGTTTCGTCGGCGATGCCGGGGACGCAGGCGCACGCACCGACACCGTCGTGCTAGCCTGCACGCATTATCCACTGCTGCTCGACCGGCTGAAAAAGCTCGCGCCCTGGCCGGTCGACTGGATCGATCCGGCGCCCGCGATCGCCCGCCGCGTCTCGGATCTACTCGGTCCGCACACCGGTGACATCGCGCAATCCGGCGCCGAGATGATCTTCACCTCGAACCGCGTGCATGGTCTTTCGGCCGCGCTGATGCCGTTCTTCGGCGGCCGCATTCCGGCCTGACCTTGCGCCTCGACGGCGCGCTGCTAGGCTCCGCCGTCGTCGTTTCTTGCAGGTTCTTCCCCATGTCCGTCCCGACCACGCCGCTCAACCGTCTCCGGCAGCTCTGGCGCGAGGGTCGTCCCGCCTTCGGCGCGATCGCGACGATCCCGAGCGTGCAGACCGTGCAGATCATGGCGCGCTCACTCGACTGGATCATCGTCGATCTCGAGCATGGGCCGATTGGACTGACCGAAGCTCATGCGATGATCGCGGCCACCACCGGCACACCTTGCACACCGCTGGTGCGGATCGCGGCTAACGAGCCATGGCTTGCGAAGGCACCGATGGACATCGGCGCCTTCGGCATCAATTTCCCGATGATCACCAATCGCGCGGAGGCTGAGAAAGCGGTGCGCAGCGTGCGCTATCCGCCACGCGGCGATCGGCTCTGGGGTCCGTTCCATGCGCCATTCCGCTGGGGCCAGTCGATGCCGGACTACATGGCCAGTGCCGACGACGAGATGATCTGCATGATCACCATCGAGCACGTCGACGCCGTCAACCGCATCGACGAGATCATGGCCACGCCCGGCATCGACGTCGCCGTGATCGGCCCCGGCGATCTCGCCACCTCCATCAACAAGCGCGGACAGATGGACGATCCGGAATTGCTGGAGCTGGTGGCGCGGGCCGAGGCCGGTATCCTCAGAAGCGGCGTGCCGATCGGCGGCGTGGCGCGTACCGCAGATCAGGCCAACGCCCTGGTCGATCGCGGCTACCGTGCGATCGCACTCGGTTTCGACTGGTCGCTGTTCCAGCGCGGCATCATGGCGGCGTTCGAAGGGATCAAGCGCTGACGGCGAAGCCGATTGCCAACTTGCCGGGAACAGCGGCGCTGCTAGGGTCGGCCGTTCCAGGGAGGAAAAACCATGCTCAAAAAGACTTTGCTCGCTGTCGCCTTCACCAGCCTCGCTGTTGCGGCCTTCGCCCAGCAGCCCGGCATCAAGCGCACCCCGCTCCAGAAGGTCGAATTTCCGGATGGCTACAACACCGTCACCGCCATCGCGGAAGTCCCGGCGGGCGGCTCGGCCGGACGCCATACCCATCCGGGCATTGAGACCGGCTACGTGCTCGAAGGTGAACTCAATCTCCTCATCGACGGGCAGCCGGAAAAGACGCTGAAAGCCGGCGATTCCTACCAGATCCCGGCAGGCGTCGTGCATGACGCCAAAGCCCACGGCGACAAGGCTATGAAGGTGCTTGGGGTTTACGTCGTCGACAAGACCAAGCCGCTGGCCTCGCCGGCGCCCTGATGCGGCGAACCGACCGGCCCTGAGCTCGTTGGTTCGTGCTAGAGCAGGCGGCGAGCGGGACCCCCGCTCGCTGCACAAATTTTAATCAGGGGAAACCAAAGAGCGATGCGCGGGACTCCCAAGACCATTTCGCTGCCGCGTCGCCTGATTATCGACCTCATGCACGCCTCGATGGGCGTGCCCTTCGTGTCGCTTTCACGTTCGCTCGATATCGGCCCCCTGCTGGAGGCTCGCGCGGGCGCGATGGCGCCAGCCGGCTGGGCGGCCATGTTCGTCAAGGCTTTTGCCCTCGTCGCCAGGGACGAGCCGGTCCTGCGTACCGTCTATGCCAAATGGCCCTGGCCGTCGCTCTACGAGCTGCCGACGAGCGTGGCGTCGGTGGCCATTGCCCGGGTCGAGGGCGGCGAGGAATGCGTGATCCCGCAGCGAATCGCGGCTCCCGAGGCCATGACGCTGGCTGCGGTCGACGCCGAGATCCGGCGCGCCAAGACCGCCCCGATCGACGAAATTCCCATGTTCCGCAAGATCATGCGGGCCACCCGCCTGCCGCTGCCGCTGCGGCGGCTGTCCTGGGCGATGGGGCTGAACTTCGGCCGGCAGCGCGGCAACTGGTTCGGCAGCTTCGCGGTGAGCTCGGTGGCCGCCTATGGCGGCGGCGAGCTTCACCCCATCACACCGGGGCCTTTCATCGTCAGCTATGGGGTGGTCGGGCCTGATCAGACCATCCATGTCGTAATCCGCTGGGATCACCGGGTCACCGATGGCGCCCCAATCGCCCGGGTCCTGACCCGGCTGGAACAGGTCCTGAACACTGAAATCGCTGCCGAATTGCAGGCGGCGGGCCCCAAGCCGATCCGGGCGGTCGGGACGTGATTTCAGGCCATTCGCATTGACAGCGAGCCCCAAATCCCCCTAAAAGCCGCTTGCTCGCGGGCCGATTTCGGCCCGCGAAGCGTTTCGCGACCCGCGGTCCCGTCCCTTAAGCTTTGGGGATCGGACCTGTCAGTGCCGGGCTAGCCCGTCACACAGGAGGGCGCGTTTCCTCAAACCATGTACCTGAAGAGGACGCGATGACTAAGCGCAGTGAGGCGAAGTACAAACTCGATCGCCGTATGGGCCAGAACATCTGGGGCCGCCCGAAGAGCCCCGTGAACCGCCGCGAATACGGCCCCGGCCAGCATGGCCAACGTCGCAAGGGCAAGCTCTCCGACTTCGGCGTGCAGCTGCGCGCCAAGCAGAAGCTGAAGGGCTATTACGCCAACATCTCCGAGCGTCAGTTCCACAGCATCTACGTCGAGGCCAGCCGCCTCAAGGGTGACACCGGCGAGAACCTGATCGGCCTGCTCGAGCGCCGTCTCGACGCGGTCGTGTACCGCGCCAAGTTCGTCTCCACGATCTTCGCCGCGCGCCAGTTCATCAACCACGGCCACGTCAAGGTGAACGGCCGCAAGGTCAACATCTCGAGCTATCTGGTCAAGATCGGCGACGTGATCGAGGTCAAGGAAGCCTCGAAGCAGCTCGCCCACGTCCTCGAAGCCAGCCAGCTCTCCGAGCGTGACACCCCCGACTATCTCGAAGTCGACCACGGCAAGATGACCGCGAAATACATTCGCATCCCCCACCTCTCCGACGTGCCGTTCCCGGTGCAGATGGAGCCGCATCTGGTCGTCGAATTCTATTCGCGCTAAGATCTGAATATCGAAAGGCCCCGGTTCGCCGGGGCCTTTTTGCTTAAGAGCCACACTTCATTGGCCGTTTGCCTTCAGGAGGCGTCGCATGCTCTACACCCCTCCCCCGATCGACCCCAAAGCGCCGCCGGTGCGCATCAATCTGCTCTCGGACACGCAGACCAAGCCGACACCTGCGATGCGCGAGGCGATGGCGCGGGCGGAGGTCGGCGACGAGCAGGTCGGCGACGATCCGACCGTGAACGCGCTGTGCGAGCGCGTCGCCGAGTTGCTCGGCAAGGAAGCCGCCGTGTACATGCCGTCAGGCACGATGTGCAACGTCACCGCGACGCTGGTGCATTGCCGCCCCGGCGACGAGATCCTCGCCCATGAGAGCGCCCACATCATCGCGCGCGAGGGCGGCGCGCATGCCGCGATCGGCGGCTTTCAAGTCACGCAATTGAAGGGACCCGACGGCCAGTTCACGCCGGAGACCTTTCGCAGAGCGCTGCATCCGCGCACGCGCTACCAGCCGCCACAGACGGTGGTCAGCGTCGAGCAGACCGCCAATATCGGCGGCGGCACGATCTGGAAGAAGGCTGCGCTCGACGAGATCGTCGCGATCGCGAAACAACATGGCCTCGTCACCCACATGGACGGCGCGCGCCTGCTCAACGCCACTGTCGCGAGCGGCATCTCGCCGCGCGACATGACCGCCGGGTGGGATTCGGCCTGGATCGACTTTTCGAAGGGCTTGGGCGCGCCGATCGGCGGCGTGCTGGCAGGCTCGCGCGCCTTCATCGATGCGGTCTGGCAGTGGAAGCAGCGGCTCGGCGGCTCGATGCGACAGGCCGGAATCTGCGCGGCGGCTTGCATCTACGCGCTCGACCATCATGTCGAGCGGCTCGCCGACGACCACGCCAATGCGCGCGCGCTCGCCCGCGGTCTGTCGCAGATCGCAGGAATCGAGGTGCAGGAGCCCGAGACCAACCTGGTGTTCTTCAAGCCCGATGGTGCCGGCATTCCCGGCGACAAGATGGTCGCGGCGCTGCGCCAACGCGGCGTGACGCTTGCAATGATGGACGGCCGCATCCGCGCCTGCACCCATCTCGACGTCAATGCCAGCCAGATCGAGGAGACGATCGGCTACGTGCGCGAAATCGTGCGCGGAGCGTAAGTCGAGCAGTCCCGTAGCCCGGGTGAGCGCAGCGATACCCGGGACTTCACGCGCAGGGATCCCGGATGTCGCTGCGCTCATCCGGGCTACAAACAAATCGGCGATTCACCGCCCCATCGCCTGATAGATCAGCGTCTTCAGCGCCAGCTGAATCCGGCCGCGCTGCGTTGGGGTCTGCACCATGAAGATCCCGAACAGATCGTCCTCGGGATCGATGAAGAAGAACGTGCCCCCGACGCCGTCCCAGCGATATTCGCCGAGCGGCCACGCCGTTCCAGGGGGTACCGAGGTGCGCACGGCGAAGCCGAGACCAAAACCGGAAGATCCGCCCGGATAATAGTTCTGGTCGCGCGCGATCTTCGTCTCCGGCCCGATATGATCCGAGGCCATCAGCGCGATGGTCTCTGGCTTCAGATAGCGCCGGCCGTCATAGGTGCCGCCACTCAGCAGCATCTGTGCGAAGCGGGCATAGTCGCCAATCGTGCCGACCATGCCGCCGCCGCCCGATTCCCATCTCGTGGGCCGCTTGATGTCGCGGACCTGCGTTGTCGGATTGATGTTGCGATCCCCAGGCATCGGCTCGGCGATGCGCGGGAATTTGGCGGAATCGGCGATGAAGAACGCGGTCTCGGTCATCCCAAGGGGATCGAGCAGCCGCTCCTTCTCGAACTGGAGCAGCGTCTTTCCGGAGATCACCTCAATGACGCGGCCGAGCACGTCGGTGGAAAAGCCGTAGTCCCACACCGTGCCCGGCTGCTCGACCAGCGGCAGCGCGGCGATCTTCGCGACGAAGTCGGCGTTGGTGAGTTCGCTGTTGAAGAGATTGGCGTCCGCGTAGAGCTCGCGCACCGCGCCGCCGCCTTGATAGCCGTAAGGCAGCCCCGAGGTGTGACGCATCAGGTCCTTGATCGTGACCGGGCGATTCACCGGCTCCAGCACCAGCGCAACCTTGCCGTCCTCGGCCTTCCTCTCGACGCCAACCTTCATCCCGCCAAAGGCCGGAATGTACTTTGCGACGGGATCGTCGAGCGTAAGCCTGCCCTCCTCGACCAGCATCATCGCCATGACTGAGGTGACCGGCTTCGACATCGAGTAGAGGCGGAAGATCGTATCCGCGCTCATCGATAACTCGGTCGCGACGTCGCGGACGCCGAAATTCTGGTAGTAGACCGGCTTGCCGTGCTGCTGGAGCAGCAGGATGGCGCCCGGAAACGTGCCAGCGGCGATCTCTTTCCGAATGTAGTCGGAGACTCTTGCCAGGCCTTCCGGCGAGAGATTGTGCGCGGCGCGCTCGGAGCCGGCCTTCGCACCAACGACTCCGAACAGAAGCACGAGCGCCGCGACCAATGCGCGGCGCCCGAACATGTCAATTCTCCATCGCTTCATAAACCAGCTGCTTCAATGTTCGCTGCACGCGCTGGCGCTCGGTCGGGGTCTGTTCCAGCAGCACGAAGAACATGTCCTGCTTGGGGTCGATCACGAAATAGCAGCCGGAGGCGCCGTCCCATTTCAATTCGCCGAGATCGCCGGGCGGTGGCGGTTTTGCGTTGCCGGGGTCGGTGCGGACCGCAAGTCCGAGACCGAAACCAAAACCGTCGCCGGGGAAATAGAAATAATCGCGATCGACGCCCGACTTGGGTCCGATCTGGTCGGTCACCATCAGCTTGAACGTCTCGGGCTTGAGAATCGTCTTGCTGTCGAAATTGCCGCCGTTGAGCAGCATCTGCGTAAAGCGCTCATAATCCGCCATGGTCGTAACCATACCGCCACTGGCAAACTGGATTTTCTTGACGACAGTCGGATCGTTGATCCGTCCGACCCGGAAATCGCTGTCGTTCGGCACCGGCTGCGCCAGCAGCTTCTGCTTCTCAGGATCGGTGACGAAGAAGCCGGTGTCGACCATGCCGAGCGGGTCCAGCAGCTTCTCCCGTTCGATCTCGATGAGCGGCTTGCCGGCCGCGACTTCCATGACCCGCGCCAGGATGTCGGTGGAATGGCCGTATTGCCACAGCGCGCCCGGCTGGTTGTGCAGCGGAAGTTTTGCGATTCGCTCGGCGAACTCGGCGAGATCGAAATCGCCAGCATAGATGTTGGCCTCACGATAGGCCTTGCGGACGAGGCTGTCGCCGTAGAAGCCGTAGGTGACGCCCGAGGTGTGCGTCATCAAATCGTGCACCGTCATCGGCCGGTTCGGCGGCACGAGCTCGAGCGACTTGGTGCCGTCCTCGGTCTTCTTCTCGACGCCGACTTTCACATTGGCGAAGGACGGAATGTATTTCGAGACGGGATCGTCGAGCTTGATCGTACCTTCCTCGATCAACTTCACTGCGACGACGGACGTGATCGCCTTGCTCATCGAGAACAGGCGGAAGATCGTCTTGTCGGTGATCGGCGCCTTGCTGACCGCGTCCTGCACGCCGAAGACTTCGTGGTAGACGGGCTTGCCATGTTGCTTGATGAGGACGTTTGCCCCGGCGATCTTGCCGATCGCAACCTCGTTCTTGAAGAACTCGGTGATCCTCGCGAGCTTGTCCGGATTGAAATGCGCGCCGACCGGAATCTCGTAGGTGCCCTCCGCCCGCGCGAACGACATCGTACCCAACGACACAAGCGCGGCGCAGACCAGCGCACGCAGTCCAGACTGTGAAATCATATCCCCTCCCCGGAACATGGCCCGGCAGAGTGTACCGACCGCGTCGTCAGGCACAAGGGCCGCCATACCGCGCCAAAACGTCCGCGTGCAGAACCGCGCTCTTTTCCGAGAAACAACAAAATATGACGTCGACGACCAGCGGCGCGGCCGGCAGGGCTTCAATGGTCGCATGGACTGCAATCTTCGCGGCCTGGTCGGCCGGAAAGCCGTAAACCCCCGTCGAAATCGCGGAGAACGCCACGGAGGTCAGCTGATTGGCCTCACAGAGCTCAAGCGCACGGCGATAGCAGGCGCCCAGCGCCTCTGCCTCACCGCGAGTGCCGCCGTGCCAGACCGGGCCGACCGCATGGATCACATGGCGCGCAGGAAGAAGGTAGCCCTTCGTGATCTTGGCATCGCCGGTCGGGCATCCTCCGAGCTTCCGGCACTCGGCCAGAAGCTCGGGACCGGCCGCCCGATGGATCGCGCCATCGACGCCGCCCCCACCCAGGAGCGACGTGTTGGCCGCGTTGACGATGGCGTCAACGCTCAGCGTGGTGATGTCAGCTACGATGACCTTGAGCTCCGCGCCGCCGATCCGGCGCGTCAGCTGGGTCATGGATCAGGCCGCGATAGCGACGCCCTTTTCGGAGAAGAGCTGCTGCAATTCACCGGCCTGGAACATCTCGCGGACAATGTCGCAGCCGCCGACGAACTCGCCCTTCACGTAGAGCTGCGGAATGGTCGGCCAGTTCGAAAAGTCCTTGATGCCGTTGCGCAGTTCGGCGGATTCGAGAACGTTAAGGCCCTTATAGCCGACGCCGATGTGGTCGAGGATCTGGACGACCTGGCCGGAGAACCCGCACTGCGGAAATTGCGGTGTGCCCTTCATGAACAGAACCACGTCGTTCGACTTCACTTCGTTGGCGATGAATTCCTCGATGCTCATATCCGTGTCCTTCTGGGGCGCGAGCCCTCAATAATCCCTTCGGGCGGCTCGGCCGATCTAACCCGATACCTCCCATATATGTAGCCCAAACCGTTGTGCATCCAAAGTAAAATGGCGGCGACGGGGTCCGCTGGCCGGCCCGGACCATAGGCTGATGACATTAATATCATCGTCGAAAAGCACTTTTATCCCGTAGCGGGCGCCCTATCTAGGACGAACCCAGGTTTTGGAACCGGGCAACGCCAACAACGTTCTCTTGTCC containing:
- the rpsD gene encoding 30S ribosomal protein S4, with product MTKRSEAKYKLDRRMGQNIWGRPKSPVNRREYGPGQHGQRRKGKLSDFGVQLRAKQKLKGYYANISERQFHSIYVEASRLKGDTGENLIGLLERRLDAVVYRAKFVSTIFAARQFINHGHVKVNGRKVNISSYLVKIGDVIEVKEASKQLAHVLEASQLSERDTPDYLEVDHGKMTAKYIRIPHLSDVPFPVQMEPHLVVEFYSR
- a CDS encoding glutathione S-transferase family protein; translation: MLTVHHLGKSQSERIVWLCEELGIPYELKRYTRDPVTMLAPAEYKALHPIGAAPVITDGELVLAESGAVVDYIVAKYGDGRLVLGPTDPAFAQFLYWLHFANGTLQPGMGRMMILSRLDLAKDNPTLLAMKGRLDRAYDLLDARLREAEYLAGSAFTTADIMTVFSLTTMRYFQPYDLQRCPDVVKYLGRISARAGYRRAIEKGDPGMALLLD
- the murI gene encoding glutamate racemase, whose translation is MTNSPTILVFDSGLGGLTVLREVVAARSDAHYVYVADDAFFPYGHHSEDEIIARVVPLMGELVGTHDPDLVVIACNTASTLVLSHLRAAYSLPFVGTVPAIKPACAQSRSRRVSVLGTKGTVKREYTKALIRDFAQGCEVTLVGSPELAALAEAELSGSPVSDDAILAELAPCFVGDAGDAGARTDTVVLACTHYPLLLDRLKKLAPWPVDWIDPAPAIARRVSDLLGPHTGDIAQSGAEMIFTSNRVHGLSAALMPFFGGRIPA
- a CDS encoding cupin domain-containing protein; translated protein: MLKKTLLAVAFTSLAVAAFAQQPGIKRTPLQKVEFPDGYNTVTAIAEVPAGGSAGRHTHPGIETGYVLEGELNLLIDGQPEKTLKAGDSYQIPAGVVHDAKAHGDKAMKVLGVYVVDKTKPLASPAP
- a CDS encoding serine hydrolase; the protein is MFGRRALVAALVLLFGVVGAKAGSERAAHNLSPEGLARVSDYIRKEIAAGTFPGAILLLQQHGKPVYYQNFGVRDVATELSMSADTIFRLYSMSKPVTSVMAMMLVEEGRLTLDDPVAKYIPAFGGMKVGVERKAEDGKVALVLEPVNRPVTIKDLMRHTSGLPYGYQGGGAVRELYADANLFNSELTNADFVAKIAALPLVEQPGTVWDYGFSTDVLGRVIEVISGKTLLQFEKERLLDPLGMTETAFFIADSAKFPRIAEPMPGDRNINPTTQVRDIKRPTRWESGGGGMVGTIGDYARFAQMLLSGGTYDGRRYLKPETIALMASDHIGPETKIARDQNYYPGGSSGFGLGFAVRTSVPPGTAWPLGEYRWDGVGGTFFFIDPEDDLFGIFMVQTPTQRGRIQLALKTLIYQAMGR
- a CDS encoding HpcH/HpaI aldolase/citrate lyase family protein, coding for MSVPTTPLNRLRQLWREGRPAFGAIATIPSVQTVQIMARSLDWIIVDLEHGPIGLTEAHAMIAATTGTPCTPLVRIAANEPWLAKAPMDIGAFGINFPMITNRAEAEKAVRSVRYPPRGDRLWGPFHAPFRWGQSMPDYMASADDEMICMITIEHVDAVNRIDEIMATPGIDVAVIGPGDLATSINKRGQMDDPELLELVARAEAGILRSGVPIGGVARTADQANALVDRGYRAIALGFDWSLFQRGIMAAFEGIKR
- a CDS encoding cytochrome b; this translates as MIRNTSSGWGSISRWLHWSLALTILGMIGFGWWMNHIPARPDRFFYRSIHADIGYVILLLTVLRLVWRLVNPTPTMPAEASRWQKVAAYVSHGALYLAVIVVTMLGWAHSGAHAPDYSDFFGLFHVPQFTAPDRAAAGAYEDRHILFAYVLLALIAVHVIAALWHHFIRRDRVVARMVTDEA
- a CDS encoding low specificity L-threonine aldolase, with protein sequence MLYTPPPIDPKAPPVRINLLSDTQTKPTPAMREAMARAEVGDEQVGDDPTVNALCERVAELLGKEAAVYMPSGTMCNVTATLVHCRPGDEILAHESAHIIAREGGAHAAIGGFQVTQLKGPDGQFTPETFRRALHPRTRYQPPQTVVSVEQTANIGGGTIWKKAALDEIVAIAKQHGLVTHMDGARLLNATVASGISPRDMTAGWDSAWIDFSKGLGAPIGGVLAGSRAFIDAVWQWKQRLGGSMRQAGICAAACIYALDHHVERLADDHANARALARGLSQIAGIEVQEPETNLVFFKPDGAGIPGDKMVAALRQRGVTLAMMDGRIRACTHLDVNASQIEETIGYVREIVRGA
- a CDS encoding Crp/Fnr family transcriptional regulator yields the protein MPSGSADISSILDRILEAATDNLRIAKILVQMGLDPNNVTYDSIFNRMLEIFVQNITLANMFAAVGAGFFVATLLMRTMVPLRVANMVGCAFFAVFGALSANVSTFLLYLLLLPINALRLRQMLKLVKKARHAAEGDMSIEWLKPFMTERKYRRGDTLFKLGDPAKEMLLTVTGKFLVKEINIEIMPGALMGELGFLTPGNRRTGTIECIEDGQVLTITYDRLLEIYFQDPQFGYYFLVLTSQRLLQNIDRLQKQLASERTATTNRIA